The following coding sequences are from one Leptolyngbya sp. NIES-3755 window:
- a CDS encoding hypothetical protein (similar to AA sequence:cyanobase_aa:LBDG_00990), producing the protein MFGLTKSRAIVLGVSGVVLAGALSPLASRVIAQVPPPPIEPIPAAPQPPVTPDVPTTPLFPITPGVPLRPSVLTPTAPTPSPIRRPTRRIPIEPVPMPGDRPQALPPLPATPDLRTMPGPSGGLSGVAGRITLTPICSISAPAAACTPRPYTGMVKISTAARDRVIRLFVGEGGEFRLALAPGMYVVEPDGTNFPIGTRQTFSVVSSVMRQMEFNFQGTVTTPTPAAAAPGVPGVAAPGAPGAAAP; encoded by the coding sequence ATGTTTGGCTTAACCAAATCGCGTGCGATCGTTTTAGGAGTGTCTGGAGTTGTTCTAGCTGGCGCACTCAGTCCGCTGGCGAGTCGAGTGATCGCGCAAGTTCCTCCACCCCCGATCGAGCCAATTCCTGCGGCTCCACAGCCTCCTGTTACGCCAGATGTCCCCACTACTCCGCTGTTTCCTATCACGCCAGGAGTTCCACTCAGACCCTCGGTGCTCACTCCCACCGCCCCCACGCCATCTCCCATTCGCCGTCCGACTCGACGCATTCCGATCGAGCCGGTTCCGATGCCAGGAGATCGACCTCAAGCCTTGCCGCCATTACCTGCCACTCCAGATTTGCGAACCATGCCCGGACCTTCAGGCGGTCTCAGCGGCGTTGCAGGTAGAATTACGCTCACTCCCATCTGTTCGATCTCGGCTCCCGCTGCGGCTTGTACACCCCGTCCTTACACTGGAATGGTTAAGATCTCGACTGCTGCCCGCGATCGTGTGATTCGTCTTTTCGTCGGTGAAGGGGGCGAGTTCCGACTTGCTTTAGCACCCGGAATGTACGTCGTTGAACCGGACGGCACAAATTTCCCGATCGGGACTCGTCAGACTTTCAGCGTGGTTAGTAGTGTGATGCGTCAGATGGAATTTAACTTCCAAGGCACTGTGACGACTCCAACTCCAGCAGCAGCGGCTCCGGGTGTTCCAGGGGTAGCGGCTCCGGGTGCTCCAGGTGCAGCCGCGCCCTAA
- a CDS encoding pyridoxamine 5'-phosphate oxidase-related FMN-binding protein (similar to AA sequence:cyanobase_aa:LBDG_01000), with product MSLAPWRSILARALHRNRSLPYARYVQLATVRPTGKPANRTIVFRGFLEDTNQLQFVTDDRSEKPKQIEYCPWAEVCWYFPNTREQFRIAGKLSLIDRTNRDETLQKSRQQIWQALSDSARIQFAWAHPGQPRAEVETFSPPAPSQTEPLEQFCLLLLEPTEVDHLELRGDPQNRYQYHLKETGWIVEEVNP from the coding sequence ATGTCCCTTGCTCCTTGGCGATCGATTCTCGCTCGTGCTCTTCACCGGAATCGATCGCTGCCTTACGCTCGATATGTTCAACTCGCGACCGTTCGACCGACTGGAAAACCTGCCAATCGCACGATCGTCTTTCGAGGCTTCCTTGAAGACACCAATCAGCTTCAATTTGTCACCGACGATCGCAGTGAGAAGCCAAAACAAATCGAGTACTGTCCCTGGGCAGAGGTTTGCTGGTATTTTCCCAACACCCGCGAACAGTTCCGAATCGCTGGAAAATTGAGTTTAATCGATCGTACCAATCGAGATGAAACGCTCCAAAAATCGCGTCAACAGATTTGGCAAGCACTCTCAGACAGTGCCAGAATCCAATTCGCTTGGGCGCATCCAGGACAACCTCGTGCAGAAGTCGAAACCTTTTCCCCTCCTGCACCAAGCCAAACCGAACCGCTTGAGCAGTTTTGCCTTCTGCTGCTTGAGCCAACAGAGGTGGATCATTTAGAGTTGCGAGGCGATCCTCAGAATCGATATCAGTACCATCTCAAGGAGACGGGATGGATTGTAGAAGAAGTCAATCCTTAG
- a CDS encoding hypothetical protein (hypothetical protein MicvaDRAFT_2745;~similar to AA sequence:cyanobase_aa:LBDG_01010), with product MALPTVILPGYLAGAIDYREMQQTLIDLGIPAVTVPLVKRDWLPTLGGRSMLPILEMLDRTVQEVRQTYNVEKINLVGHSAGGWIARIYLGEKAYDVHGMVNDRIYVWQAHQFVSTLCTLGTPQTSYERWTLKNLNFVNFTYPGAFYPQVKYVCVAGRSTFGARRFGQWLAYSSYQLTGGRGDVWGDGITPIEAAHLEGAENLVYEGVGHSPRSPSRWYGSSEIVQQWATHLA from the coding sequence ATGGCATTGCCAACTGTAATTTTGCCGGGGTATCTTGCGGGTGCGATCGATTATCGCGAAATGCAGCAAACCCTGATTGATCTTGGGATTCCAGCGGTGACAGTACCTTTGGTTAAGCGGGACTGGTTGCCGACCTTGGGAGGGCGATCAATGTTGCCGATTCTGGAAATGCTCGATCGAACGGTTCAAGAAGTGCGTCAGACTTACAACGTTGAGAAGATCAATCTGGTTGGACATTCAGCAGGTGGATGGATTGCGCGAATTTATTTAGGTGAAAAAGCTTACGACGTGCATGGAATGGTGAACGATCGAATTTATGTTTGGCAGGCGCATCAATTCGTTTCTACGTTATGCACTCTTGGAACTCCACAAACGAGCTACGAGCGTTGGACACTGAAGAATTTGAACTTTGTGAATTTCACTTATCCTGGCGCGTTCTATCCACAGGTCAAATACGTCTGCGTAGCGGGAAGGTCAACCTTCGGAGCGCGTCGATTCGGTCAATGGTTAGCGTATAGTAGCTATCAACTCACAGGCGGACGCGGGGATGTTTGGGGCGATGGCATTACACCGATCGAAGCGGCTCACTTGGAAGGCGCGGAGAATTTAGTCTATGAAGGGGTGGGGCATTCTCCTCGATCGCCGAGTCGATGGTATGGCTCTTCTGAAATCGTTCAGCAGTGGGCGACTCATCTTGCATGA
- a CDS encoding beta-Ig-H3/fasciclin (similar to AA sequence:cyanobase_aa:Npun_F4094), producing the protein MNGKIRRFAGTIVVTSFGSLLSLPAMAQSPLNPNPSIFSEAPYNRTLAQATPDTSMPMSPSVSNTPRNSTPSLAGVNPNPSIFNEAPYNRASSVSSDSSLTTPSSTTPSDSVTSQTPSTTTPSTTTPSTIQSPSQVTPETTSPSSPTTTPNPSGDVVVPTEPSGTTQTTPSTIPTSPTQTTPSTTPSTTPDTSVPSNTTPDTSVPSTTPEQNTTPSTTPDSTVPSTTTPSNTDDSGTSGGTSGGVRALW; encoded by the coding sequence ATGAACGGAAAGATTAGAAGATTCGCAGGTACGATCGTAGTCACTAGCTTTGGATCATTGCTCTCGTTGCCTGCAATGGCACAATCTCCGCTGAATCCGAACCCAAGCATTTTTAGTGAAGCGCCTTATAACCGCACTCTCGCGCAGGCGACTCCAGACACGTCGATGCCAATGAGTCCTTCGGTAAGCAACACGCCCCGAAATTCGACTCCCTCACTGGCAGGAGTTAACCCCAATCCAAGCATTTTCAACGAAGCGCCTTACAATCGGGCATCCTCGGTTTCATCCGATTCTTCGCTGACCACTCCGAGTTCTACCACTCCCAGCGATTCAGTCACCTCTCAAACTCCATCGACGACTACGCCTTCAACCACAACTCCAAGCACGATTCAAAGTCCAAGTCAAGTTACGCCTGAAACCACTAGCCCCAGTTCCCCCACAACTACCCCCAATCCTTCTGGTGATGTCGTTGTGCCAACTGAGCCTTCTGGAACGACTCAGACAACACCAAGCACGATTCCAACTTCGCCGACTCAGACGACACCGAGCACGACTCCGAGCACGACTCCGGACACCTCAGTTCCGTCGAATACCACTCCGGATACGTCAGTTCCCTCAACAACTCCGGAGCAAAATACCACTCCGTCCACGACACCAGATTCTACCGTTCCTTCGACAACCACCCCATCGAATACCGATGATAGTGGGACATCAGGTGGAACCTCTGGCGGCGTTCGTGCCCTGTGGTAA
- a CDS encoding ErfK/YbiS/YcfS/YnhG family protein (similar to AA sequence:cyanobase_aa:LBDG_01030), whose product MQRRTVWCVGVLLTCATLFSPQPSFSNPIDQPVRAVEPTKQPLRLEIRLGQRRVTLYQGDRKVKSYPIAVGKPGWETPTGNFTVKQKIRDPEWIHPLNGSKIPGGDPENPLGRRWIGFWTDGKNWIGFHGTPNPESVGTAASHGCIRMYNRDVEELFSKVSLGTEVIVKN is encoded by the coding sequence ATGCAGCGAAGAACAGTCTGGTGTGTAGGAGTCTTACTAACCTGTGCAACCCTTTTCAGCCCCCAACCCAGTTTTTCAAACCCGATCGATCAACCTGTTCGAGCAGTAGAGCCAACAAAACAGCCTTTGAGATTGGAGATTCGACTGGGGCAACGACGAGTCACCCTGTATCAAGGCGATCGTAAAGTTAAAAGTTATCCGATCGCAGTTGGGAAACCCGGATGGGAAACACCAACGGGCAACTTCACCGTCAAACAAAAAATTCGCGACCCCGAATGGATTCACCCGCTCAACGGCTCTAAAATTCCCGGCGGTGACCCTGAGAATCCACTCGGACGACGCTGGATCGGATTCTGGACAGATGGCAAAAACTGGATCGGATTTCACGGCACTCCAAACCCTGAATCCGTTGGCACAGCAGCATCTCACGGCTGTATTCGCATGTATAACCGCGATGTTGAAGAACTGTTCAGCAAAGTCAGTCTAGGGACAGAAGTAATTGTGAAAAACTAA
- a CDS encoding hypothetical protein (similar to AA sequence:cyanobase_aa:gll3184) — protein MRCPKCFQEVHESIKQCHCGFAFDNVPSVDLQDWFAEVRQTLESAYRSAATPWQQSGKSGTFEDWTRLRIANIAPVARSGTYLDIGCANGYLLECLIAWARLKGIELVPYGLDYSAALIALAQQRLQTSSNLYVGNAWDWIPPRRFDYVRTELDYVPRNYRQAFVERLLAEMVAQEGRLIISQYRSRRDDLSQGWIDQELESYGYQIVEAHSGFSDRGLELCRVAVLQR, from the coding sequence ATGCGTTGTCCTAAATGCTTTCAAGAAGTCCACGAATCGATAAAGCAGTGTCACTGTGGATTTGCATTCGATAATGTGCCATCAGTTGATTTACAGGATTGGTTTGCGGAGGTTAGACAAACATTAGAGTCTGCATACCGAAGCGCTGCTACTCCTTGGCAACAATCTGGTAAAAGTGGAACATTTGAGGATTGGACACGGCTTCGGATCGCGAACATTGCACCAGTCGCACGATCAGGAACATATCTCGATATCGGCTGTGCAAATGGCTACCTGTTAGAGTGTCTGATTGCTTGGGCGCGGTTAAAGGGAATTGAGCTGGTTCCTTACGGTTTGGACTACTCAGCAGCGTTGATTGCATTAGCTCAGCAGCGTCTTCAAACTTCAAGCAATCTATATGTGGGAAACGCTTGGGATTGGATTCCGCCTCGACGCTTTGATTATGTGCGAACTGAACTGGATTATGTTCCACGCAACTATCGTCAAGCGTTTGTTGAAAGATTATTAGCAGAAATGGTTGCTCAAGAGGGTCGATTAATCATTTCTCAGTATCGCAGTCGTCGCGATGACTTATCTCAAGGTTGGATTGATCAAGAGCTAGAAAGTTACGGGTATCAAATTGTTGAGGCACATTCTGGATTCAGCGATCGCGGTTTAGAGCTATGTCGTGTGGCAGTTTTACAACGATAG